Proteins found in one Populus alba chromosome 14, ASM523922v2, whole genome shotgun sequence genomic segment:
- the LOC118041697 gene encoding WAT1-related protein At1g43650 isoform X2 — MKSLRGCLNAVENYKPYVAMIFVQFVYAGMALFSKAAISKGMNSLVFVVYRQAFASVSLAPLAFFLERKEGAPLSWSLLFKIFLVSLCGYTTATFAAASTNTIPAITFVMAALLRMESISIKHLHGIAKVLGSVICVSGVLVFAFVKGPPVNFMNWYPSNDHKQVQDSSKTCCSREERIKGSLIMISANTLWSLWLVLQGPIVKQYPAKLRLTTLQCVFSCIQSAFWAFAVERNPSAWKLGWDLKLLSVAYCGIIVTGISFWLQVWVIEKKGPLFTSMFTPLALIITAIFSAFLWQETLHWGSAGGDVLLMGGLYCVLWGKKREEDRKSVTTDEQNTETKEKITLECITSH; from the exons ATGAAGAGTTTGCGTGGTTGTCTAAATGCCGTGGAGAACTATAAGCCTTACGTTGCAATGATCTTTGTACAATTTGTGTATGCAGGCATGGCTTTGTTCTCCAAGGCTGCAATTTCTAAAGGGATGAATTCTCTTGTCTTTGTCGTTTATCGCCAAGCTTTCGCCTCAGTTTCTTTGGCTCCATTAGCTTTCTTTCTTGAAAG AAAGGAGGGTGCTCCCCTGTCGTGGAGCTtacttttcaagatttttttggtttccttGTGTGG ATATACCACTGCAACATTTGCTGCTGCATCTACAAACACAATTCCTGCCATTACATTTGTCATGGCAGCCTTATTGAG gATGGAAAGCATTTCCATAAAACATTTGCATGGAATTGCCAAGGTGCTGGGTTCTGTTATATGTGTTTCTGGAGTGCTAGTGTTTGCTTTTGTTAAGGGGCCTCCCGTAAACTTTATGAATTGGTACCCATCCAATGATCACAAGCAAGTTCAAGATTCATCAAAAACTTGTTGCTCCAGAGAGGAGAGGATAAAAGGTTCTCTTATCATGATCTCAGCAAATACGCTTTGGTCTCTGTGGCTTGTTTTGCAG GGTCCCATTGTCAAGCAATACCCAGCAAAACTACGCCTTACCACTCTACAATGCGTGTTTAGCTGCATACAGTCAGCCTTTTGGGCCTTTGCGGTGGAGAGGAACCCTTCAGCCTGGAAGCTCGGCTGGGATCTTAAACTTCTGTCGGTTGCCTACTGT GGTATAATTGTCACTGGAATTTCTTTCTGGCTGCAAGTATGGGTGATAGAGAAGAAAGGACCACTTTTCACATCAATGTTCACTCCGTTGGCACTGATTATAACAGCAATTTTCTCAGCATTCTTGTGGCAAGAAACCCTTCATTGGGGAAG TGCTGGTGGGGATGTTTTGTTGATGGGTGGGCTTTATTGTGTATTATGGGgcaagaagagagaagaagacaGGAAAAGCGTAACAACAGATGAACAGAATACGGAAACTAAAGAGAAAATCACTCTGGAGTGCATTACCAGTCACTGA
- the LOC118041697 gene encoding WAT1-related protein At1g43650 isoform X1, producing MKSLRGCLNAVENYKPYVAMIFVQFVYAGMALFSKAAISKGMNSLVFVVYRQAFASVSLAPLAFFLERKEGAPLSWSLLFKIFLVSLCGVTMSLNLYYIAIRYTTATFAAASTNTIPAITFVMAALLRMESISIKHLHGIAKVLGSVICVSGVLVFAFVKGPPVNFMNWYPSNDHKQVQDSSKTCCSREERIKGSLIMISANTLWSLWLVLQGPIVKQYPAKLRLTTLQCVFSCIQSAFWAFAVERNPSAWKLGWDLKLLSVAYCGIIVTGISFWLQVWVIEKKGPLFTSMFTPLALIITAIFSAFLWQETLHWGSAGGDVLLMGGLYCVLWGKKREEDRKSVTTDEQNTETKEKITLECITSH from the exons ATGAAGAGTTTGCGTGGTTGTCTAAATGCCGTGGAGAACTATAAGCCTTACGTTGCAATGATCTTTGTACAATTTGTGTATGCAGGCATGGCTTTGTTCTCCAAGGCTGCAATTTCTAAAGGGATGAATTCTCTTGTCTTTGTCGTTTATCGCCAAGCTTTCGCCTCAGTTTCTTTGGCTCCATTAGCTTTCTTTCTTGAAAG AAAGGAGGGTGCTCCCCTGTCGTGGAGCTtacttttcaagatttttttggtttccttGTGTGG AGTTACTATGAGCTTGAACCTCTACTATATTGCAATCAGATATACCACTGCAACATTTGCTGCTGCATCTACAAACACAATTCCTGCCATTACATTTGTCATGGCAGCCTTATTGAG gATGGAAAGCATTTCCATAAAACATTTGCATGGAATTGCCAAGGTGCTGGGTTCTGTTATATGTGTTTCTGGAGTGCTAGTGTTTGCTTTTGTTAAGGGGCCTCCCGTAAACTTTATGAATTGGTACCCATCCAATGATCACAAGCAAGTTCAAGATTCATCAAAAACTTGTTGCTCCAGAGAGGAGAGGATAAAAGGTTCTCTTATCATGATCTCAGCAAATACGCTTTGGTCTCTGTGGCTTGTTTTGCAG GGTCCCATTGTCAAGCAATACCCAGCAAAACTACGCCTTACCACTCTACAATGCGTGTTTAGCTGCATACAGTCAGCCTTTTGGGCCTTTGCGGTGGAGAGGAACCCTTCAGCCTGGAAGCTCGGCTGGGATCTTAAACTTCTGTCGGTTGCCTACTGT GGTATAATTGTCACTGGAATTTCTTTCTGGCTGCAAGTATGGGTGATAGAGAAGAAAGGACCACTTTTCACATCAATGTTCACTCCGTTGGCACTGATTATAACAGCAATTTTCTCAGCATTCTTGTGGCAAGAAACCCTTCATTGGGGAAG TGCTGGTGGGGATGTTTTGTTGATGGGTGGGCTTTATTGTGTATTATGGGgcaagaagagagaagaagacaGGAAAAGCGTAACAACAGATGAACAGAATACGGAAACTAAAGAGAAAATCACTCTGGAGTGCATTACCAGTCACTGA